GCGATGCCTCTCTTCGACTCGCTCTACAACTTCGCGCGGTGGCTCACCGCCAATCGTGACGAGGCCGAGGATCTGGTGCAGGAGACGTACGCCAAGGCGCTCCGCGGGTTCTCGTCCTTCGAGCAGGGCACCAATTTCCGCGCCTGGATGTTCCGCATCCTGCGCAACACGTTTCTGACCTCGCGCACCGGACTCAAACCAACCGTCCCGCTGGAAGGCGAAGAGGGCCCGGAAACCGCCGTGGCCGCCGACACGCCGGAGTCCGTCTTGCTCGGGAATCTGGATCATCAGGCGTTACGAGACGCTATCGCCGAACTTCCAGTCGCCTATCGCGAAGTGCTGCTGCTCTGTGATGTGGAGGAGATGTCGTACCGCGAGATTTCTGAAGCGCTATCGGTCCCCATCGGCACAGTGATGTCTCGAATTTCCCGTGCGCGCGCCGCTCTGCGAACAATACTCAGCGGCCGGTACGCCAGCAGGGTCGCTCAAGGATAGGAATCGTCATGGCCTGTAGCGAATGGGAAACAAAAATCGATCCGTACATCGACGCCGAGCTTGACGCTGCCGACGCCGCTTCCTTCAGTTCGCACCTGAACTCCTGCCCCGCTTGCGCCGCCGAAGCTCTCGGCCGCATGAAGCTCAAGCGCTCCGTCCAATCCCTCGGACACGCTCATATCCCAACTGCCGAGTTCCGCTCCCGCATCCGCAATCAGGTCCGTGGCCGCAGTGCTACTTCGTCGCGCAACGCATGGCTGGCTTTCGGCCTCGCGACGGTCATGCTGGTCTTCTTCGCCGTCGGCGCCGCTCGCTACTCTGTACGCCGTTCGCAAACCCGCCAGGTCGTCGCCGAAATCACCGACATTCATACTTCCAATCTTGCCGCAGCCAATCCCGTCGATGTCGTCTCCTCGGACCGTCATACCGTCAAGCCCTGGTTCCAGGGCAAGATTCCCT
This is a stretch of genomic DNA from Terriglobia bacterium. It encodes these proteins:
- a CDS encoding sigma-70 family RNA polymerase sigma factor translates to MLSLVRDRPNPELFEELAMPLFDSLYNFARWLTANRDEAEDLVQETYAKALRGFSSFEQGTNFRAWMFRILRNTFLTSRTGLKPTVPLEGEEGPETAVAADTPESVLLGNLDHQALRDAIAELPVAYREVLLLCDVEEMSYREISEALSVPIGTVMSRISRARAALRTILSGRYASRVAQG
- a CDS encoding zf-HC2 domain-containing protein: MACSEWETKIDPYIDAELDAADAASFSSHLNSCPACAAEALGRMKLKRSVQSLGHAHIPTAEFRSRIRNQVRGRSATSSRNAWLAFGLATVMLVFFAVGAARYSVRRSQTRQVVAEITDIHTSNLAAANPVDVVSSDRHTVKPWFQGKIPFAFNLPELTGTDFTLVGGRLVFLEREPAAMLVYKRGAHFISVFIAQERFPLDRLDSPFLPSSFHIESWRQGQLRYCVITDADPPEVQPLIALLKSSARE